One segment of Candidatus Eisenbacteria bacterium DNA contains the following:
- a CDS encoding FAD-binding oxidoreductase, whose product MNIPHSSEVVIVGGGVIGTSIACQLSKQGMRDIVLFEKNLLGFAETSNCVGGIRQQFSTSVNIELSRESVRIFENFKEETDREVAFNQYGYLFLAANPSEFEQLKRNVALQNSLRVNSRVVSVEEVAKIEKEINLDDIVGGTFCHEDGFSDPHEVTQAFASFAREKGARLLEKTEVVGISVEKEGRFKVRTPEAEISTPRVIVAAGYRAKEISSWVGVDVPIAPYRRQIFATEVFPELPDTLPMVVDFHTGLYMRKESGGIVMGMVDKDEPSSTNTIVDWDYMLKMVECAVARVPVLEKAKVMRGWAGLYDITPDSHAILGKTEVNGFYLAAGFSGHGFMHAPAVGKVISEIVIKGKPETVDVAALNLERFKSGEVLTEGAVI is encoded by the coding sequence ATGAACATTCCACACAGCTCGGAAGTCGTAATCGTTGGGGGCGGGGTAATAGGCACGAGCATTGCCTGTCAGCTTTCGAAACAAGGAATGCGTGATATTGTTCTTTTTGAGAAGAACCTTCTTGGATTCGCAGAGACAAGCAATTGCGTCGGCGGAATAAGGCAGCAGTTCTCAACCAGTGTCAATATTGAGCTTTCCAGGGAAAGCGTAAGGATTTTTGAGAATTTCAAAGAGGAAACAGACCGCGAGGTTGCTTTCAATCAATACGGGTACCTCTTTCTTGCTGCGAACCCTTCAGAGTTTGAGCAGCTCAAGAGGAATGTTGCTCTTCAGAACTCGCTGCGGGTGAACTCCAGAGTCGTCTCGGTTGAAGAGGTCGCAAAGATCGAAAAGGAAATCAATCTGGATGACATAGTCGGGGGAACTTTCTGTCATGAGGATGGGTTCAGCGATCCTCATGAAGTTACCCAGGCGTTTGCTTCTTTTGCGAGAGAAAAGGGAGCAAGACTCCTGGAGAAAACGGAGGTGGTGGGAATCTCTGTCGAGAAGGAAGGAAGATTCAAGGTTCGAACTCCCGAGGCGGAGATTTCGACTCCAAGAGTCATAGTCGCCGCAGGGTACCGGGCGAAGGAAATCTCTTCCTGGGTCGGTGTTGACGTTCCGATTGCTCCTTACCGGCGGCAGATATTCGCTACGGAAGTTTTTCCCGAGCTTCCTGACACGCTCCCTATGGTAGTAGATTTTCACACCGGCCTTTACATGAGAAAAGAAAGTGGCGGTATCGTCATGGGCATGGTTGATAAGGATGAGCCGTCAAGCACAAACACAATCGTCGATTGGGACTACATGCTGAAGATGGTTGAGTGTGCCGTGGCGAGAGTCCCGGTTCTTGAAAAGGCGAAGGTCATGAGAGGCTGGGCAGGGCTCTATGATATCACACCGGACTCGCATGCCATACTCGGGAAAACGGAAGTCAACGGATTCTACCTGGCTGCAGGGTTCAGCGGTCACGGATTCATGCATGCGCCTGCGGTTGGAAAAGTCATTTCTGAAATAGTCATCAAAGGAAAACCTGAGACTGTTGATGTGGCTGCTCTGAATCTGGAGAGATTCAAATCCGGAGAGGTCCTTACCGAAGGAGCCGTCATTTAG
- a CDS encoding aminotransferase class V-fold PLP-dependent enzyme encodes MANRLIYFDNVSGIPVSSEVLRSMLPFLSETFGNPSSLHWAGDEPRRAIEEARQHVSDLIGSSKEEIIFTSSGSEANNLAIKGYALANRTKGNHVVVSQVEHFSVLHSANSLEGMGFRISRLPVDSSCMVDPEEVKRAIGRDTILVSVMHSNNEVGTIEPIREIAAVAHESGIAVHTDCVSSCGNVPLDVNGLGIDLLTLSANQFGGPKGAAALYVRKRTRMLPQIEGGIQESGLRAGIENTPAIVGMGKAAEIAMREMPVYAGEVKLLRDELERRILESTEHISVNGHRRERLPGHLNLSVDFVQGEAMLAFLNDHGVAASSGSSCASRALKASHVLTAMGIPPERAQSSLLFTLWRENNDEEVELVANLFPGLVKRLRDMSPLYHNAVREKGTGKP; translated from the coding sequence GTGGCAAACAGATTGATCTACTTTGACAACGTCTCGGGAATTCCCGTTTCGAGTGAAGTCCTGCGGTCAATGCTGCCGTTCCTGTCGGAGACGTTTGGAAATCCGTCGAGTCTTCACTGGGCCGGGGACGAGCCAAGGAGAGCCATTGAGGAAGCGAGACAGCATGTCTCGGATCTCATCGGCTCTTCGAAGGAAGAGATTATCTTCACTTCAAGCGGCTCGGAGGCAAACAATCTTGCTATCAAAGGGTATGCTCTGGCAAACAGGACAAAGGGAAATCATGTCGTGGTTTCCCAGGTTGAACATTTCTCAGTGCTTCACTCTGCGAACTCGCTTGAAGGAATGGGCTTCCGGATAAGCCGGTTACCGGTCGACAGCTCGTGCATGGTTGATCCTGAAGAGGTCAAGAGGGCAATTGGGAGGGATACGATACTCGTTTCGGTCATGCACTCGAACAACGAGGTCGGGACAATTGAGCCAATCAGGGAGATTGCGGCCGTTGCGCACGAATCAGGGATAGCGGTTCACACTGACTGTGTCTCGTCATGCGGGAATGTGCCCCTTGACGTAAACGGTCTCGGGATTGACCTTCTGACGCTTTCAGCCAACCAGTTCGGCGGACCGAAGGGAGCCGCTGCCCTCTATGTCAGGAAGAGAACAAGAATGCTGCCCCAGATAGAAGGCGGCATTCAGGAAAGCGGTCTCAGGGCCGGTATCGAGAATACTCCGGCGATAGTCGGAATGGGCAAAGCAGCGGAGATTGCCATGAGGGAGATGCCGGTGTATGCCGGAGAGGTGAAGCTGCTGCGTGATGAGCTCGAAAGAAGGATTCTCGAATCCACCGAACACATCAGCGTGAACGGGCATCGCCGGGAGAGACTGCCGGGGCACCTCAATCTCTCAGTTGATTTTGTCCAGGGAGAGGCGATGCTGGCCTTCCTCAATGATCATGGAGTGGCGGCGTCGAGCGGCTCGTCATGTGCATCCAGAGCCTTGAAAGCTTCTCATGTGCTTACCGCGATGGGCATTCCTCCTGAGAGGGCCCAAAGCTCGCTGCTTTTCACACTTTGGCGCGAGAACAACGATGAGGAAGTGGAACTCGTGGCCAATCTATTCCCCGGCCTGGTGAAACGGTTGAGAGACATGTCTCCTCTCTACCACAACGCTGTCAGAGAAA